CGGGCGCGCTCCGCTCGTCAAGACGTCGGCAGCGATTTTGGCAAGGTCAATCACTTTGCTGCGCTACCGCCTACGCGCTTTGTCGGCCTAGACACCACCGGGGGGACGGGCCGCCTAGTCGGGCTCCTAGTCGACGGCAAGCCGGATACTGCACTCCATGCGGGCGAAAAAGGCGCACTGCTCCTCGACTGCACCCCGTTCTATGCCGAGAGCGGCGGGCAAGTAGGCGACAGGGGAGTAATTCGCTTCAAGGGCGGGGAGTTTAGGGTCGACGACACGCAGAAGTACTTTGGCGATTTTTACCTGCACATCGGGCAACTAACAAAGGGCATACTCACGGTAGGCGACGAGCTATTGGCAGAAGCCGACAGCTCCTTCCGGCACGCACTCGCGCGCGCCCATACGGCTACGCACCTCTTGCATGCGGCTCTCCGCCGCATCCTTGGAAGTCATGTGCAACAGGCCGGTTCACTGGTGGAAGCCGACCGCCTGCGTTTCGACTTCTCGCACTTCGCTGCCCTGACGCGCGAAGAGCTGGCCGCCATTGAGGAGGAAGTCAACTCGCAAATCTTAGCGGCCCTTCAGGTCGAATCTGCATACATGTCTATAGAGGACGCCAAAGCAAGCGGGGCGACGGCGCTCTTTGGCGAAAAGTACGGCAGCGAAGTTCGCGTCGTAAGTATGGGCGAAGCGGCCCGCGAGCTCTGCGGCGGCACTCACCTTGACAACACCTCCGCCGTCGGCTTGTGCCTGCTGCTAGGAGAAGGCGGCATCGGCGCAGGTCTACGGCGCATCGAAGCCGTAACCGGGAAAGAGGCTTACCTCTACGCTAAGGGACGCCTGACGCTCCTCGATTCGCTCGCAGGAACTCTCAAAACAAGGCCCGAAGAAGCAGAGCGGCGACTTGAAGACGTGCTTCTGCAGAGCAGGGAAGCCGCCAAAGAGGCAGAGCGACTCCACAGTAAGCTTGCCGCCTTAGAAGCCGGGGACTTTGTCACGAGCGCTCTTGACGTAGCCGGTATCAAGGTCGTGGCGCGCCAGGTGCAGGCTAAAGATATAGATACTTTGCGCTCAGCCGCCGATGCGGTGCGCGACAAACTACGCTCCGGCGTCGTCGTGCTCGGTGCGGTGCACGAAGATAAAGTGGCGCTCATTAGCATGGTGAGCGACGACTTGCTCTCGCGCGGCCTACACGCCGGGAACCTTATCCGCGAGGTGGCCAAAATGACCGGCGGCGGTGGCGGCGGCAAGCCGACGATGGCCCAGGCCGGTGGCAAGGACCCCGGTCGCTTGCCGGAAGCGCTTAATGCCGTGGCCTCTCTGGTTGCCGCCCAACTTAAAATGTGACAAGCTGATGACAGAACGCGCGTTGTGGACTACCGTTAACGCGGGGATGATATTATTAGTCAGAGGAAGAGATTAGCAGCGGGAGGGCTTAGCGTGGGAGAGCGCATGGATGAGACGAGAGTAATCCAAAAAATCGAGACAGACCGTCGCCAGCAGGTGCGCGAAGTGCTGCAGCAGGTGTCCGCGGCGCTCAAAGAGAAGGGATACAACCCTACGTTCCACATCACGGGATATCTCTTGTCGGGCGACCCTGCCTATATCACTTACCACCAGAACGCGCGCAACATTATTCGCCGGGTAGAGCGCGATGAGATCTTAGAGGAGCTCATTAACAGCTACCTTGAGCGGCGTTAGTGCGGCTGGTGCGGTTGTGTGGGACGATTGAGGTCTCCGAGCTGTGCTACGGCACGCTAACGCTTGGGCCTCTGCAGAAGGGCCTGACCCCAAAAGAGGGGGGTAGGCTCCTTCGGCTTGCCTTTGAACTTGGCGTCAACTTCTTTGATACCGCAGAGCTGTACGGAACATACGCCCACCTCGCAGCCGGTCTCGCCGAAAACATAAACGAAGTCGTAATTGCCACCAAGAGCTACGCCCCCGACGCGGCAGGAATGGAACAGAGCTTAGCGGGAGCCCTGCGCAGCCTAAACCGTGACTACATCGACATATTCCTGCTGCACGAGCAAGAGTCTTTGCACACCCTGCGCGGACATGCTCCTGCGCTGGAGTTTCTGCTGCGCCAGCGCGAGGCAGGCACCGTGCGCGCGGTGGGCATTTCTACGCACCATGTGGCGGGCGTGCGCGCCGCGCAGCAGTATCCAGAAATCGAGGTAGTTCATCCGCTAATCAACAAAGCGGGCATAGGTATAGTAGACGGCTCACGCGAAGACATGGCTGCGGCAATTCACGACGCGGCCAAGCAGAATAAAGGCGTTTATGCCATGAAGGCGCTAGGCGGAGGGTCGCTCTATGCCGACGCCTTGGCGGCCATCTCTTATGTGCGCGCGTTGCCCGGCGTAACCGCGGTAGCTCTCGGGATGGGCTCGCCGGCCGATGTATACGCGAACTGTGCTTTGTTCTCGCAAGGCGCGTTTCCTGCGGATTACCGCCCAGAGCAAAGCAGACGCCGCCTGCACCTCGAACCTTGGTGCAACGGGTGCGGCGTTTGCACAGAGCGTTGCCCGCAGGGAGCGCTGTCTCTCGCGGCGGGGAAGGCTGTAATTACGGCGGAGAAGTGCGTGTTATGTGGCTACTGCGTCGCACGCTGCCCCGATTTTAACTTGAAGGTGATTTAACTTGCAGGCACGGCGCATACTAGGGCTAGACGTGGGGGAGAAGAAGATTGGGGTGGCTGTAAGCGACCCGCTGGGGCTTACCGCGCAGGGGCTAGAGACAATCTTGCGGCGGTCACTCGCCCAGGATGTCAGGCAGATAGTCGAACTGGTAGCGCATTGGCAGGTAGGCCTAATCGTTGTTGGGCTCCCCATTTCGCTTAACAACACTGCCGGTCCGCAGGCAGAGAAAGTGAAGAGCTTTGCCGCCGCGCTTGCCGCCAAGACCCCTGTCCCACTGAGTTTCGTGGACGAACGGTTCAGTACCCGCATCGCCACGCAGACGCTACTCCTTGCCGACACGTCAAGGCAAAAGCGCAAGCAGGTAGTAGACAGGCTTGCGGCTCAGCTTATCCTGCAGGCATATCTTGACCGCGCAGAAAACCGCAAAGACCCTATTTGACTTGCCAACAAGCCTAGAGTAGAATGTAGCTATGAACGCGAAAGAGGTGTTTTTTGCCAATGACTGAGAACGAACGCGACGAGGTTGTTGTACTCACGGATGACGAAGGCAACGAGTTTGAGTTCCAAATTATCGATGTCCTAGAGGTAGAGGGAAATCGCTATGCCGTGTTGTTCCCGCTTGACGACGAAGAAGCCGACGAAGACGAAGCTCTAATCATGCGTCTTGAGACCGACGAGGACGGGGACGATGTACTCGTAGATATCGATGACGACCAAGAGTGGGAGAAAGTCGTTGCCGAGTGGGAAAGCATGCTTGCCGATGAAGAAGACCTAGATGAAGAACTCGAACTAGACGACGAGTCTGACAAATAGCGATTTCTAAAGCCTTGAGCGGGACGTTGATAAACAACACCCGCTTTTTTAGATTTCTGTTATAATTTAAGTCAGACCAAATTTGCCTTTCGCAGACTGGAGCTGATAAGCGATTATCCCGAGCCACTATATTCCCGTGCAACTGCACACGCGGTTGCTACACTTGGCGTCAAGGTTCATTTCTTGGCAGAAGCGCAACCGCCTAGGTTTCGGCGGCGGCATTGCTTTACTTGCGCTGATTACAGCGCTCGGGCTCTCTACTTTGTTTGCCCCGGCAGGCACGGGTGAGGCGTTGCGCGTCACGGTCGAAAGCGGCAGTACAGCCAAGGAGATTGCTGCTAAGCTCCGCGAGGTCGGCATTGTGCGCAATCCGGCGGCCTTTGTGTTGGCCGCGCGCTGGTACGGGAAGACGGGGGCGCTTAAGGCCGGCACTTATGAGCTTGCACCGAGCATGACCATGCGTGAAATCATCCTAAAGCTAAGCGCCGGACAAGTTGTCAATACCGCGGCGCGTGTTACCATCCCCGAGGGCACTACGCTGCCGCAAATCGGCAGGATTTTTGAACAGCACGGCCTGTTTACTCAGGCAGAATTTTTGTCGGCAGCCGAAAGTATCTCTTTGCCCTACGAGTACCTCGCCCATGTTCCCGGCAACACACTGCGGCGCTTAGAAGGTTACTTGTTCCCGGACACTTACGAGTTTTCCCCCGGCACTACCCCGGAGCTCGTTATTCGTACTATGCTCGCCCGCTTCGACGCGGTAGTCACGCCGCTGTTCGCTGTCTCGCCCAAGCGACAGCAGTTTAACCTGCACCAAATAGTCACCATGGCTTCGATTGTGGAGCGCGAGGCCGTTAAAGCTAAGGAGAGGCCCCGCATTGCCGGCGTGTTCTATAACCGCTTGCGGCGCGGCATGCTGCTGCAGTCGTGCG
This is a stretch of genomic DNA from Selenomonadales bacterium. It encodes these proteins:
- the alaS gene encoding alanine--tRNA ligase, producing the protein MKYQTADQLRSSFLEFFRSKGHTVLPSASLVPIDDPTLLWINSGVATLKPYFSGQQVPPNPRLANSQKSIRTNDIENVGRTARHHTLFEMLGNFSIGEYFKDEAIHWAWEYLTQVVGFAPTSLWISVHPEDDEALSIWREKVGVPAERIVKLTDNFWDIGPGPCGPNSEIYFDRGSSFGCGNLNCAPGCDCERYLEVWNLVFSQYNHNEDNTYTPLPRKNIDTGMGLERLASVVQGVDTNYGTDLFMPYIRHVEQLTGHSYRENRMAMNVIADHVRAVSFAIADGAVPSNEGRGYVIRRLLRRAVRFGGQLGLKRPFLGEMVPLVTHVMAEAYPELGEKQDYVARIVRREEERFLETLDEGTQLFLSLARELAAAGQKELSGAQAFRLYDTFGFPLDLTTDLAREHGLTVDSAGFAAAMEEQRQRARSARQDVGSDFGKVNHFAALPPTRFVGLDTTGGTGRLVGLLVDGKPDTALHAGEKGALLLDCTPFYAESGGQVGDRGVIRFKGGEFRVDDTQKYFGDFYLHIGQLTKGILTVGDELLAEADSSFRHALARAHTATHLLHAALRRILGSHVQQAGSLVEADRLRFDFSHFAALTREELAAIEEEVNSQILAALQVESAYMSIEDAKASGATALFGEKYGSEVRVVSMGEAARELCGGTHLDNTSAVGLCLLLGEGGIGAGLRRIEAVTGKEAYLYAKGRLTLLDSLAGTLKTRPEEAERRLEDVLLQSREAAKEAERLHSKLAALEAGDFVTSALDVAGIKVVARQVQAKDIDTLRSAADAVRDKLRSGVVVLGAVHEDKVALISMVSDDLLSRGLHAGNLIREVAKMTGGGGGGKPTMAQAGGKDPGRLPEALNAVASLVAAQLKM
- a CDS encoding IreB family regulatory phosphoprotein yields the protein MDETRVIQKIETDRRQQVREVLQQVSAALKEKGYNPTFHITGYLLSGDPAYITYHQNARNIIRRVERDEILEELINSYLERR
- a CDS encoding aldo/keto reductase gives rise to the protein MRLVRLCGTIEVSELCYGTLTLGPLQKGLTPKEGGRLLRLAFELGVNFFDTAELYGTYAHLAAGLAENINEVVIATKSYAPDAAGMEQSLAGALRSLNRDYIDIFLLHEQESLHTLRGHAPALEFLLRQREAGTVRAVGISTHHVAGVRAAQQYPEIEVVHPLINKAGIGIVDGSREDMAAAIHDAAKQNKGVYAMKALGGGSLYADALAAISYVRALPGVTAVALGMGSPADVYANCALFSQGAFPADYRPEQSRRRLHLEPWCNGCGVCTERCPQGALSLAAGKAVITAEKCVLCGYCVARCPDFNLKVI
- the ruvX gene encoding Holliday junction resolvase RuvX yields the protein MQARRILGLDVGEKKIGVAVSDPLGLTAQGLETILRRSLAQDVRQIVELVAHWQVGLIVVGLPISLNNTAGPQAEKVKSFAAALAAKTPVPLSFVDERFSTRIATQTLLLADTSRQKRKQVVDRLAAQLILQAYLDRAENRKDPI
- a CDS encoding DUF1292 domain-containing protein, with the protein product MTENERDEVVVLTDDEGNEFEFQIIDVLEVEGNRYAVLFPLDDEEADEDEALIMRLETDEDGDDVLVDIDDDQEWEKVVAEWESMLADEEDLDEELELDDESDK
- the mltG gene encoding endolytic transglycosylase MltG, producing the protein MASRFISWQKRNRLGFGGGIALLALITALGLSTLFAPAGTGEALRVTVESGSTAKEIAAKLREVGIVRNPAAFVLAARWYGKTGALKAGTYELAPSMTMREIILKLSAGQVVNTAARVTIPEGTTLPQIGRIFEQHGLFTQAEFLSAAESISLPYEYLAHVPGNTLRRLEGYLFPDTYEFSPGTTPELVIRTMLARFDAVVTPLFAVSPKRQQFNLHQIVTMASIVEREAVKAKERPRIAGVFYNRLRRGMLLQSCATVQFVIGRTGKLYYVDLEVESPYNTYIHAGLPPGPIASPGLASLKAALKPEDTPYFFFVARGDGSHIFSRTYAEHRVAIRSATGR